The genomic DNA GCGCGATGTGGGTGCATGGTGGGCGTGGATGGTTTGTGGCGGAAAAGTGGGGGCCGGGGGAATGGGGCTTGGCCACCCCTTCGGCGTTGGGCGGGGATAAAAAATGGGCAGCTACCGCATGCCCACTTTTTTCATCTCCGTCACATATTGGTCCAGCCTTTCTTTTTCATTTTTTTTTGATTTTCATTAGAAAGACGGACTGGTTTTTTACTAGTTCTTTCTTATCGAAACGCGATTGTAAAAAGCCAATTCAGCTTAGACTGATTGGTTTTTAAATCGCTTCTATACATGTTCAGGAGGTCTAGTGGAAAGATAGGCTGTCAAGAGCTGAGCGCAAGGGGCGTGTGACAAATTACTGTCTTAAAAAGACGCATGGGCCGAGATTTAGAGGGCGGGTGGGTAAAGAAAACGGTGCAATCTTCAATAAAACAAGACACTTACCCATAAACCCTCGCTCGGAAAGAAGCTTGAACCTACTGTGGCATTTTTATATCAAAAGACACAATCAACCAGGCCTCACCACTAAACCAACCCGCCAATTTAAAGAACTCTCATCAAAACTTCTCCTGATTTTTCACCCCACCTGACCCAAGCGCCGCAGGCACCTTAACCACTGCGCGACACGCAGCACCTGATCTTCTTGAAAATCGTGTGTGCTATGTTGAGCACACGCCGGAGATCCGCAATTATATGATTTTTCTCGAACAGATTGCAGAAGCGGGATTGCTGGGCGCTGTAGAGCGTCAACCACCTTGTCCGCGAGCGACAACCATGTTGGCCGGTTCTGAAGCCGCTGAGGTTGGCGTGTCGTTCAGTGTTTTGGGTTAGGTTTCTCCTTCGTTTTGGTTGTCGGTAATGGTTGTCGCTGGTGCTTCGGCCTGCGCTCTCTGGTTCGAGGCGGCGGCCCGCTGACGGAAGCTTTCGGCATTCATCTCGAGGATGCTTGCGTGATGGACGAGGCGATCGATAGCCGCGACGGTCATGGCCTTGTCAGGGAAGATTTGATCCCAGCCGCTGAAGGGCTGATTGGCTGCGATGGCAATGCTGCGATATTCGTAGCGCCGGGCGATCAGTTCAAAGAGGACACCGGTTTCGGCCTGATCCTTGTGGGCGTAGGTGATGTCGTCGAGGATGATGAGGTCGAACTTGTCGAGTTTGGCGAGGGCCGCTTCGAGAACAAGATCGCGTCTTGCAGCCTGAAGCCGTTGCACCAGATCGCTGGTCCGGGAGTAGAAGACGCGATGCCCGGCTTCGATCAGGGCGTGACCGACAGCGGACAAGATATGAGTCTTTCCGGTACCGGAATTACCGATGGCAATCAGGTTGCTGCCACCGTCCAACCAATCCCCGGCCGCTAAGGCTTCGACGCGGGCACGTGGCAAGGTGGGCATGGCTTTGAAGTCGAAGGTTGCCAGCGTTTTGCCTACGGGGAGTTGCGCCTCGTTCAGATGGCGCCGGATCCGGCGCATGTCCCGCTCCGCCAGTTCATATTCCGCCAGCACGGCAAGGAAACGGGCGGCGGGCCAGCCTTCAGTATCGGCGCGGGTCGCGATCTCGGCCCAGAGCTTGTGGAAGCTCGGCAACCGCAACGCAGTCAACATGCTGGGCAGTGTGTGAATGTTGATCTCGCGGGCGGTCATGCGCTGGCTCCCAGTAGCGCATCGAAGCTGTCCAGCGAGGGATGCGCGACAGCGACATCCGCAGGCAACGTCATGTGCCTTGGAGTCAGCCGCAATGTCAGCGCCTCAGGATCCGGCACCAGGCCTGCGTCGAGCTCTGCTGCAAGGAGATATGCCAGTTCCACCTCGC from Loktanella sp. M215 includes the following:
- the istB gene encoding IS21-like element helper ATPase IstB — encoded protein: MTAREINIHTLPSMLTALRLPSFHKLWAEIATRADTEGWPAARFLAVLAEYELAERDMRRIRRHLNEAQLPVGKTLATFDFKAMPTLPRARVEALAAGDWLDGGSNLIAIGNSGTGKTHILSAVGHALIEAGHRVFYSRTSDLVQRLQAARRDLVLEAALAKLDKFDLIILDDITYAHKDQAETGVLFELIARRYEYRSIAIAANQPFSGWDQIFPDKAMTVAAIDRLVHHASILEMNAESFRQRAAASNQRAQAEAPATTITDNQNEGET